A portion of the Synergistaceae bacterium genome contains these proteins:
- the dnaX gene encoding DNA polymerase III subunit gamma/tau, whose protein sequence is MTVSLYRKYRPQDFGSVVGQKAAVEVLTRSIEKGRIGHAYLFSGSRGCGKTSVARIFAKALNCTDRQGYEPCGKCSNCEAVTAGESLDVIEIDGASNNGVDEVRQLKENIALAPFSSKYKIYIIDEVHMLSTAAFNALLKTLEEPPEHAIFIMATTEPRKVPVTIRSRCQHIPFHSITPEDIFARLKYVCEAENVTAEPEALYEIARQADGALRDALSLLEQVIASGEITLANVEAVFGAGSRPAFERWLRTLREDSEDAYTGLKAMFDAGASGVRVFEEMFSLVRNLWLASKWKGITESLGLSEAERKFLAEEVNHWKPDRIYMLLTSIMTALTKARQGVRPDILLGMFMLSLEAPPPVQSYAPLQAAPAVQPQPVQPPAPMPVTYDDVLKSELITAAHEGSFTIYCLMFSVKAGRTPEGIVIEAEHPYIFDRLKLPAHKSALADMFGSYGTVKIAFMGTEEVCEKLGNALADNLAEEASTVPPQPPSPEPEEASPAQVSPSVRQGRLTFEVYRNELAMMGASPEIIFIRRKEKDETESAEDSTLQGDDEE, encoded by the coding sequence GACTGTATCGCTTTACCGCAAATACCGTCCGCAGGACTTCGGGTCAGTTGTCGGGCAGAAGGCAGCTGTCGAGGTTTTGACGCGCTCGATCGAGAAGGGCAGGATAGGACATGCCTACCTGTTCTCGGGTTCGCGCGGGTGCGGCAAGACTTCTGTTGCCAGGATATTTGCGAAGGCTCTCAACTGTACGGACAGGCAGGGTTACGAGCCTTGCGGGAAGTGCTCTAACTGCGAGGCAGTAACAGCAGGAGAAAGCCTCGACGTGATAGAGATCGACGGAGCATCGAACAACGGAGTCGACGAAGTACGCCAGCTCAAGGAGAACATAGCTCTTGCGCCGTTCAGCTCCAAGTACAAGATATACATCATCGATGAAGTTCACATGCTGTCGACAGCGGCGTTCAACGCACTCCTGAAGACGCTCGAGGAGCCGCCCGAGCACGCAATCTTCATCATGGCGACGACCGAACCCCGCAAAGTCCCTGTAACGATACGTTCGCGATGCCAGCACATACCCTTCCACAGCATAACGCCGGAAGATATTTTCGCGCGGCTGAAGTACGTCTGCGAGGCCGAGAACGTAACCGCAGAGCCCGAAGCACTGTACGAGATTGCCCGGCAGGCGGACGGGGCACTTAGGGACGCGCTGTCTTTGCTCGAACAGGTCATAGCGTCGGGAGAAATCACGCTCGCGAACGTTGAAGCAGTTTTCGGGGCTGGAAGCCGTCCTGCGTTCGAGAGGTGGCTTCGTACTCTGAGGGAGGACTCGGAGGACGCGTACACGGGACTTAAGGCGATGTTTGACGCTGGGGCTTCGGGAGTGAGGGTGTTCGAGGAGATGTTCTCGCTCGTTCGGAATCTCTGGCTTGCCTCGAAGTGGAAGGGCATAACGGAATCACTCGGCTTGTCGGAAGCGGAGAGAAAGTTTCTTGCCGAAGAGGTCAACCACTGGAAGCCCGACAGAATCTACATGCTCCTTACCAGCATAATGACCGCCCTAACCAAAGCACGTCAAGGGGTACGGCCTGATATTCTGCTGGGCATGTTCATGCTGTCCCTCGAAGCTCCTCCGCCCGTGCAGTCGTACGCACCGCTTCAGGCAGCTCCGGCAGTCCAGCCACAGCCGGTTCAGCCTCCTGCTCCTATGCCTGTAACTTATGATGATGTGCTGAAATCAGAACTCATCACGGCAGCACACGAAGGGAGTTTCACTATCTACTGCCTGATGTTCAGCGTCAAGGCAGGACGGACACCAGAAGGCATCGTGATTGAGGCGGAGCACCCGTATATCTTCGACAGGCTGAAGCTCCCGGCACACAAGTCTGCTTTGGCGGATATGTTCGGGAGTTACGGTACGGTTAAGATTGCGTTCATGGGCACGGAGGAAGTCTGCGAGAAGCTTGGCAATGCTTTAGCCGACAACTTGGCCGAAGAAGCCAGCACAGTGCCTCCTCAGCCGCCATCCCCAGAACCTGAGGAGGCATCTCCCGCGCAAGTCTCACCGTCGGTGCGTCAGGGACGTTTAACCTTCGAGGTGTACAGGAATGAATTGGCAATGATGGGGGCAAGCCCGGAAATTATCTTTATCCGGCGCAAGGAGAAGGACGAGACCGAATCGGCGGAGGACAGCACTTTACAGGGAGATGATGAGGAATGA